Proteins co-encoded in one Synechococcus elongatus PCC 6301 genomic window:
- the nifJ gene encoding pyruvate:ferredoxin (flavodoxin) oxidoreductase has product MASSPVYATLDGNEAVARVAYRLSEVIAIYPITPASPMGEWADAWAATHRPNLWGDVPSIVEMQSEAGAAGAVHGALQVGALTTTFTASQGLLLMIPNLYKIAGELTPMALHIAARSLAAQGLSIFGDHSDVMAVRGTGCALLCSASVQEAQDFAAIALRASLQSRIPFLHFFDGFRTSHEIQKIALLPDEVLQQYIPAEAIREHRHRALSPDHPVIRGTAQNPDVYFQARETVNRYYNAAPALVQAAMDEFAQLTGRAYELVDYVGAPDAERAIVVMGSGAEVAEQTVLALQAQGEKVGVLKLRLYRPFPAAELRQALPATVKAIAVLDRCKEPGASGEPLYLDVVEALSRLEQPPRVIGGRYGLSSKEFTPAMTKAIFDHLSQTRLQHPFTIGIEDDVTHLSLPWDPSWSIEAADTVRAIFYGLGSDGTVGANKNSIKIIGEDTDNWAQGYFVYDSKKSGSVTVSHLRFGPRAIAAPYLIRQANFVACHQWQFLHSFDLIDSAAPHATLLINSPYSPEETWQQLPEKVQQGILDKQLQPWVINADALAAEQGLGRHINTVMQVAFFALSGVLPQDTAIAAYRRAVQKTYGKKGQAVVDANLAIIEPTLAALKPLPIGIPVAVGVTETPAIASAPPFVRDVLGAMLARKGDQLPVSALPVDGTYPSGTSCYEKRNISDTVPVWEPDLCVQCGKCLLVCPHGVIRAKVYESEVLEAAPETFKHAPARDATWSDRPFTIQVSTEDCTGCQLCVEVCPARDRQQPRRKALNMAAQAPLREAERHNWDFFLSLPEVDRSALNLHKIGQQQLQQPLFEFSGACAGCGETPYLKLMTQLFGDRLLVANATGCSSIYSGNLPTTPWTHNAEGRGPAWSNSLFEDNAEFGLGFRVALDQQEAMAQQLLSHLAAIAGSPLSPELVQQTLNADQSSEAGIFEQRDRVQQLKQQVQDWLSQEPDASVSDRLNRWLDLADTLVRKSVWLVGGDGWAYDIGFGGLDHVLASGRNVNILVLDTEVYSNTGGQMSKSTPRAAVAKFAAGGKPSAKKDLGLIAMTYGSAYVASVALGARDEHTIRTFIEAESYPGPSLIIAYSHCIAHGIDMTKGLDAQKRAVDSGRWLLYRYDPRRRDRGDNTLQLDSRSPHLPLSQALYSENRFQMLRLSQPEAAQQLLDQAQADVDQRWQFYQALAKPTPKPTAGGPQ; this is encoded by the coding sequence ATGGCCTCCTCTCCTGTCTACGCCACCTTAGACGGCAATGAAGCGGTGGCAAGGGTTGCCTATCGCCTCAGCGAAGTTATCGCCATCTATCCGATTACGCCCGCTTCACCCATGGGCGAATGGGCTGATGCTTGGGCAGCCACTCACCGACCGAATCTTTGGGGCGACGTGCCCAGCATTGTCGAAATGCAGAGTGAGGCTGGAGCAGCCGGAGCGGTGCATGGAGCGCTGCAAGTCGGGGCACTGACGACGACTTTCACGGCGTCCCAGGGCTTGCTGTTGATGATCCCCAATCTCTACAAGATTGCGGGCGAACTGACGCCGATGGCGTTACATATTGCGGCGCGATCGCTGGCGGCGCAGGGGCTTTCGATCTTTGGCGACCACAGCGATGTGATGGCGGTGCGGGGGACAGGCTGTGCGTTGCTCTGTTCAGCCTCCGTGCAAGAGGCGCAAGATTTTGCCGCGATCGCCCTGCGGGCCAGTCTGCAAAGCCGGATTCCTTTCCTGCACTTTTTCGACGGATTCCGCACCTCCCACGAAATCCAGAAGATTGCGCTGCTACCAGATGAGGTGCTGCAGCAATACATTCCCGCTGAGGCGATTCGTGAGCATCGTCACCGTGCTCTCAGCCCTGACCATCCGGTGATTCGCGGCACCGCTCAGAATCCCGATGTCTATTTCCAAGCCCGCGAGACGGTCAATCGCTACTACAACGCAGCTCCTGCCCTCGTCCAAGCGGCGATGGATGAGTTCGCGCAGCTGACGGGTCGCGCTTACGAACTGGTGGACTACGTTGGTGCTCCCGATGCGGAGCGGGCGATCGTGGTGATGGGTTCCGGCGCAGAAGTCGCTGAGCAGACCGTCCTTGCACTGCAAGCCCAAGGCGAAAAAGTCGGGGTGCTGAAGCTGCGGCTCTATCGACCATTCCCAGCAGCGGAATTGCGGCAGGCTTTACCCGCAACAGTCAAGGCGATCGCCGTCCTCGATCGCTGCAAGGAACCTGGCGCCAGTGGCGAACCGCTCTATCTGGATGTCGTCGAAGCGCTGTCACGGCTGGAACAACCGCCCCGCGTTATCGGCGGTCGCTATGGCCTCTCATCGAAAGAATTTACGCCAGCGATGACCAAGGCAATCTTTGATCACCTCAGCCAAACGCGATTGCAGCATCCCTTCACGATCGGGATTGAGGACGATGTGACCCATCTCTCGCTGCCGTGGGATCCCAGTTGGTCGATCGAAGCCGCCGACACAGTGCGGGCGATTTTCTACGGTCTCGGCTCGGATGGCACCGTCGGGGCGAATAAAAACTCGATCAAGATCATTGGCGAGGACACCGACAACTGGGCGCAGGGCTACTTCGTCTACGACTCGAAGAAATCCGGTTCGGTCACGGTCTCGCACCTGCGCTTTGGACCTCGCGCGATCGCAGCACCCTACCTGATTAGGCAGGCCAACTTTGTCGCCTGCCACCAATGGCAATTCCTGCACAGCTTCGACCTAATCGACAGCGCCGCTCCCCATGCCACGCTGCTGATCAACAGCCCCTACAGCCCCGAGGAGACCTGGCAGCAACTCCCAGAAAAAGTGCAGCAGGGCATCCTCGACAAGCAACTGCAGCCTTGGGTGATCAACGCGGATGCTTTAGCGGCGGAGCAAGGACTGGGTCGCCACATCAACACGGTGATGCAGGTTGCCTTCTTTGCGTTGTCGGGTGTGTTGCCCCAAGACACTGCGATCGCAGCCTACCGCCGCGCTGTCCAGAAAACCTACGGTAAGAAAGGGCAAGCCGTTGTTGATGCCAATCTCGCGATCATTGAGCCGACCTTAGCGGCCCTCAAGCCCTTACCGATCGGCATACCCGTTGCCGTGGGTGTAACGGAGACTCCCGCGATCGCATCCGCTCCGCCCTTTGTCCGCGATGTGCTGGGCGCGATGCTGGCTCGCAAAGGTGATCAACTGCCGGTTAGTGCGCTGCCGGTCGATGGCACCTATCCCAGCGGCACCAGCTGCTACGAAAAACGCAATATCAGCGACACCGTGCCGGTTTGGGAGCCCGACCTCTGTGTGCAGTGCGGCAAATGCCTGCTGGTCTGCCCGCACGGTGTGATTCGCGCCAAAGTCTACGAATCCGAGGTACTGGAGGCAGCACCGGAGACGTTCAAGCACGCTCCCGCTCGGGATGCCACTTGGAGCGATCGCCCCTTCACGATTCAGGTTTCGACCGAAGATTGCACTGGCTGCCAGCTCTGCGTGGAAGTCTGCCCCGCTCGCGATCGCCAGCAACCGCGCCGCAAAGCCCTGAATATGGCGGCGCAGGCGCCGTTGCGCGAGGCTGAGCGGCACAACTGGGACTTTTTCTTGAGCCTGCCGGAAGTTGATCGCAGCGCCTTGAATTTGCACAAAATTGGCCAGCAGCAGTTGCAGCAACCGCTGTTTGAATTTTCGGGCGCCTGCGCGGGCTGCGGCGAAACGCCCTACCTGAAGCTGATGACGCAACTGTTTGGCGATCGCCTGTTGGTCGCTAACGCCACGGGTTGCTCCTCAATTTACAGCGGCAATTTGCCAACGACGCCTTGGACGCACAACGCCGAGGGGCGCGGCCCCGCTTGGTCGAATTCGCTGTTTGAAGACAACGCCGAGTTTGGGCTGGGTTTCCGTGTCGCGCTTGATCAACAGGAAGCCATGGCGCAGCAGTTGCTCAGCCATCTGGCGGCGATCGCGGGCAGTCCTCTCTCGCCAGAACTGGTGCAGCAGACACTCAATGCTGATCAAAGCAGTGAAGCCGGTATTTTCGAGCAGCGCGATCGCGTTCAACAGCTCAAACAGCAAGTGCAAGACTGGCTCAGTCAGGAACCGGACGCATCCGTGAGCGATCGCCTCAATCGCTGGCTGGATCTGGCGGACACATTGGTGCGCAAGAGTGTCTGGCTGGTGGGTGGCGATGGCTGGGCCTACGACATCGGCTTTGGCGGACTCGATCACGTCCTCGCCAGCGGCCGCAACGTCAATATCCTCGTGCTGGATACGGAGGTTTACTCCAACACCGGCGGCCAAATGTCGAAGTCAACGCCACGGGCGGCGGTCGCTAAATTTGCGGCAGGTGGCAAACCCAGCGCCAAGAAAGACCTCGGCTTAATCGCGATGACCTACGGCTCGGCTTATGTGGCCAGCGTGGCACTCGGGGCACGGGACGAGCACACGATTCGCACCTTCATCGAAGCCGAGTCCTATCCGGGGCCGTCGCTGATCATTGCCTACTCCCATTGCATCGCCCACGGCATCGACATGACCAAAGGCTTGGATGCGCAGAAACGAGCCGTCGATTCCGGTCGCTGGTTGCTCTATCGCTACGATCCGCGCCGCCGCGATCGCGGTGATAACACACTGCAACTCGATTCGCGATCGCCCCATCTACCGCTGTCGCAAGCGCTCTATTCCGAAAATCGCTTCCAGATGCTGCGTCTCAGTCAGCCAGAAGCCGCGCAACAACTACTCGACCAAGCACAGGCCGATGTGGATCAGCGCTGGCAGTTCTATCAAGCACTGGCGAAACCAACCCCGAAACCCACGGCAGGAGGGCCTCAGTAA
- a CDS encoding PIN/TRAM domain-containing protein, giving the protein MLDALIILLFLITGAVTGFLGVDLLPERALQQVTDLEGLRFVVAGFTALFGGLFGLLAQAAVRRLQLQARQMPTDQLISRAVGLILGLVIANLILTPIFLLPIPTEFVFLKPLAAVIGSIAFGMSGITLADTHGRTLIRLVNPGSVESALLAEGTLKPAISKVIDTSCIIDGRIEALIETGFLEGRLIVPQFVLQELQQLADASNDQKRSWGRRGLDVLNRLRETYAPRISINSADYDDIGTVDAKLVRLAQDLQAPLLTVDYNLNRVASIQEVTVLNINDLAKTLRPTYLPGDRFDLRILKEGKEAAQGVGYLEDGTMVVVEGGRPFIGSEIAVMVTGALQTSAGRLIFAKPVSLMPA; this is encoded by the coding sequence ATGTTAGACGCTTTGATTATTCTGCTTTTTTTGATCACCGGCGCGGTAACCGGTTTCCTGGGAGTTGATCTGCTGCCGGAACGTGCTCTGCAACAGGTAACGGATCTGGAGGGGCTGCGCTTTGTGGTCGCCGGATTCACTGCTTTGTTTGGTGGTTTGTTCGGCCTCTTGGCACAAGCCGCAGTTCGACGGCTGCAGTTGCAAGCACGGCAAATGCCCACGGATCAGTTGATTAGCCGAGCGGTGGGGCTCATTCTTGGGTTGGTGATCGCCAACCTGATCCTGACGCCCATTTTCTTGCTCCCCATTCCGACGGAGTTTGTCTTTCTCAAACCCTTGGCTGCAGTAATCGGCAGTATCGCTTTCGGCATGTCGGGAATCACCTTGGCCGATACCCACGGGCGCACCCTGATTCGGCTGGTCAATCCCGGCTCCGTTGAGTCGGCGCTGCTAGCCGAAGGAACGCTCAAGCCTGCAATCAGCAAGGTGATCGATACCAGCTGCATCATCGATGGCCGGATTGAAGCCCTGATCGAGACTGGCTTTTTGGAAGGGCGGCTGATTGTGCCGCAGTTTGTCTTGCAAGAACTGCAGCAACTCGCAGATGCCAGTAATGACCAAAAGCGATCGTGGGGACGGCGGGGTTTGGACGTCCTGAACCGGCTACGCGAAACCTATGCGCCCCGCATCTCAATCAACAGTGCTGACTACGATGACATCGGTACGGTAGATGCCAAGCTCGTCCGTTTAGCCCAGGATTTGCAAGCACCGCTGTTAACGGTGGACTACAACCTCAATCGGGTTGCCAGCATTCAAGAGGTCACGGTCCTGAATATCAATGACCTCGCGAAAACGCTACGCCCCACCTATCTACCGGGCGATCGCTTCGACCTACGGATCCTCAAGGAAGGCAAAGAAGCCGCTCAAGGCGTGGGCTATCTCGAAGACGGCACGATGGTTGTTGTCGAAGGAGGCCGCCCCTTCATCGGCAGTGAAATTGCGGTGATGGTGACCGGTGCCTTGCAAACTTCTGCCGGTCGTCTGATCTTTGCTAAGCCTGTTTCGCTGATGCCCGCCTAG
- the hemW gene encoding radical SAM family heme chaperone HemW: protein MINLPIAAYLHIPFCRRRCFYCDFPISVVGDRLRGDQSGMIRQYVDAICQEIAATPVLGPALQTVFFGGGTPSLLSPNQLDRILQTLDRRFGIAATAEISIEMDPASFDRSQAIATRQLGFNRVSIGAQAFQDGLLERCGRTHRRADIDRAVADLRAAGFENLSLDLISGLPEQTLADWQASLEAAIALEPTHLSAYDLVLEPETVFGKRYQPGDRPLPADEQTAVMYRLAHRTLEAAGFEHYEISNYARSGFQCRHNRVYWQDQSFYGFGVGATSALQGQRFGRPRRRADYFIWLETPGAIAAACAPVTSDPADALAETLMLGLRLAEGLDWTALEQPFGAEILRSLQPVIQRYQQAGWLQWQGDRLSLTQPEGMLFSNQVLASLFERLEAIATV from the coding sequence ATGATCAATTTGCCGATTGCTGCTTACCTACACATCCCCTTTTGTCGTCGTCGCTGCTTTTACTGTGACTTCCCGATTAGCGTCGTGGGCGATCGCCTGCGCGGGGATCAGTCCGGCATGATCCGCCAGTATGTGGACGCGATCTGCCAAGAAATTGCTGCGACGCCTGTGCTTGGGCCAGCACTGCAAACGGTCTTTTTCGGTGGGGGAACGCCCTCCCTGCTGAGTCCCAATCAGCTCGATCGCATTCTGCAGACCCTCGATCGCCGTTTTGGGATTGCAGCGACGGCTGAAATTTCAATCGAAATGGATCCCGCTAGCTTTGACCGATCGCAAGCGATCGCAACGCGACAGCTAGGCTTTAACCGCGTCAGTATTGGCGCTCAGGCGTTTCAAGATGGCCTGTTGGAACGGTGTGGTCGTACCCATCGGCGGGCCGATATCGATCGCGCTGTGGCGGATTTGCGGGCTGCTGGTTTCGAGAATCTCAGTCTGGATTTGATCTCGGGTCTACCGGAACAGACGCTGGCGGATTGGCAGGCTTCATTAGAAGCCGCGATCGCCCTAGAACCGACTCACCTCTCGGCCTACGATCTGGTGCTAGAACCAGAGACGGTGTTTGGCAAGCGCTATCAACCGGGCGATCGCCCCTTGCCAGCCGATGAGCAAACCGCTGTCATGTATCGACTGGCGCATAGGACCTTGGAAGCGGCGGGCTTTGAGCACTATGAAATCTCGAACTATGCGCGATCGGGATTTCAGTGTCGCCACAATCGCGTCTACTGGCAGGATCAGTCCTTCTATGGCTTTGGGGTCGGTGCGACGAGTGCCCTGCAAGGCCAGCGGTTTGGCCGTCCGCGCCGCCGAGCTGATTACTTTATCTGGCTCGAGACGCCGGGTGCGATCGCGGCAGCTTGTGCACCGGTTACCTCTGATCCGGCTGATGCCTTAGCGGAAACGCTGATGTTGGGGCTGCGGCTGGCGGAAGGGTTGGATTGGACCGCATTAGAGCAGCCGTTTGGGGCAGAAATCCTGCGATCGCTGCAACCTGTGATTCAGCGCTACCAACAGGCGGGCTGGTTGCAATGGCAGGGCGATCGCCTCAGCTTGACCCAGCCGGAGGGCATGCTCTTCTCGAATCAGGTCTTAGCCAGTTTGTTTGAACGACTCGAGGCGATCGCGACTGTCTAG
- the panB gene encoding 3-methyl-2-oxobutanoate hydroxymethyltransferase, whose translation MPITPRHLRQWKQQGRPIVALTAWDFAIASILDEAGIDLVLVGDSLAMVALGHPTTLPLSLEDMIHHVQAVQRGCRNALIVSDLPFLSYQTSPEDAILAAGQLLKVTEAQAVKLEGGYPRLLETVQRLVEVGIPVMGHVGLTPQSVRQLGYRQQGQTPEAQQQILDQALALEAAGAFAIVLEHIPDRLAAMITAKLSIPTIGIGAGPNCDGQILVTADLLGLTPSQPPFAPAYLNLRQAIGSAVQRYAREVRDRQFLQSQPAEQEPLS comes from the coding sequence ATGCCGATCACGCCTCGTCACCTGCGTCAGTGGAAGCAACAGGGTCGCCCGATTGTGGCGCTGACCGCTTGGGATTTTGCGATCGCCAGCATTTTGGATGAGGCAGGCATCGATCTGGTTCTTGTTGGCGATTCCTTGGCAATGGTTGCCCTCGGGCATCCCACGACGCTGCCCCTAAGCCTAGAAGACATGATTCACCATGTGCAGGCCGTGCAGCGTGGTTGCCGCAATGCCCTGATCGTCAGCGACTTGCCGTTTTTGTCCTACCAAACCAGCCCAGAAGACGCGATTCTCGCAGCAGGACAACTGCTGAAGGTGACGGAGGCTCAAGCCGTCAAATTAGAGGGGGGCTATCCGCGCCTCTTAGAAACGGTGCAACGACTGGTGGAAGTCGGCATTCCGGTGATGGGGCATGTGGGGCTGACTCCGCAATCCGTGCGCCAGCTCGGCTATCGCCAGCAGGGACAAACGCCCGAAGCGCAGCAGCAGATTTTGGATCAGGCTCTCGCGCTGGAGGCTGCTGGCGCGTTCGCGATCGTCTTGGAACACATTCCCGATCGCCTTGCAGCCATGATCACGGCGAAACTCTCGATTCCAACGATCGGGATTGGGGCTGGCCCTAATTGTGATGGGCAAATTTTGGTGACCGCCGATCTGCTAGGACTGACCCCTAGCCAGCCGCCCTTTGCGCCGGCTTATCTCAACCTGCGGCAAGCGATCGGATCTGCCGTGCAGCGTTACGCCCGAGAAGTGCGCGATCGCCAGTTCCTCCAGTCTCAGCCAGCTGAACAGGAACCACTCTCCTAG
- a CDS encoding phasin family protein → MSTVTDLLQKAVYLGIGLASYVPELAKSENLSDLSDRVQKLVDDLVARGEMTTEEAKHAVEDLVRQAQGSVNGPAGSPPPIPQPIQITVEEVEPEASSSAASTPADSAPSNNPASAADDLESLRQQVSQLREELNRLNQNKG, encoded by the coding sequence ATGAGCACTGTTACTGATCTTCTCCAAAAAGCGGTCTACCTTGGCATCGGGCTGGCTTCCTATGTGCCCGAGTTGGCGAAAAGCGAAAATCTCTCGGATCTGAGCGATCGCGTCCAAAAATTAGTCGATGACTTGGTCGCTCGGGGTGAAATGACCACGGAAGAAGCCAAGCATGCGGTTGAAGACTTGGTGAGACAAGCGCAAGGCTCTGTCAATGGTCCCGCTGGATCGCCCCCGCCTATCCCTCAGCCCATTCAGATCACGGTTGAGGAAGTCGAACCCGAGGCCAGTTCGAGCGCGGCCTCAACGCCTGCCGACAGTGCGCCATCTAACAATCCAGCTTCTGCTGCTGACGATCTGGAAAGTCTGCGTCAGCAAGTCAGTCAACTGCGAGAAGAATTGAACCGCCTCAATCAGAACAAAGGATAA
- the thiD gene encoding bifunctional hydroxymethylpyrimidine kinase/phosphomethylpyrimidine kinase, with amino-acid sequence MAVPIALTIAGSDSGGGAGIQADLRTFAFHQVHGTCAITCVTAQNTLGVTRVDAIAPAGVAAQLDAVLSDLPPQALKTGMLLNAEIMEVVAGTIAPLFIPRIIDPVMVSRTGAVLIDQAAIAVLRDHLLPLATVLTPNRYEAQLLAGMDIQDAADLDRAARIIRDLGPQAVLIKGGAATGDWHGVDWWWDGQRSHILKTEAIATPHTHGSGCTLAAAIAANAALGLEILAAAQAAKHYVTKALRHSLAIGQGQGPLGHFYPLF; translated from the coding sequence GTGGCTGTTCCGATCGCCCTGACCATTGCCGGATCTGATAGCGGCGGTGGAGCTGGCATTCAAGCCGATCTACGGACTTTTGCCTTCCATCAAGTGCACGGCACCTGTGCGATTACCTGTGTGACGGCCCAGAACACGCTAGGCGTGACTCGAGTCGATGCGATCGCACCGGCAGGTGTGGCGGCGCAGCTCGATGCGGTGCTTTCTGATTTGCCGCCCCAAGCCTTGAAAACCGGCATGCTGCTCAATGCCGAAATTATGGAAGTGGTTGCTGGGACAATCGCACCACTCTTCATTCCTCGGATCATCGATCCCGTCATGGTGTCGCGCACGGGTGCAGTGCTGATCGATCAGGCTGCGATCGCTGTCCTCCGCGATCACCTCTTGCCGCTGGCAACCGTCTTGACCCCTAATCGCTACGAAGCTCAGCTACTAGCCGGGATGGACATCCAAGACGCTGCTGATCTCGATCGCGCCGCACGGATCATCCGAGACCTTGGACCGCAAGCCGTGCTGATCAAAGGTGGAGCAGCGACCGGCGACTGGCACGGCGTCGATTGGTGGTGGGATGGCCAACGATCCCACATCCTAAAGACGGAAGCGATCGCCACACCCCATACCCACGGCAGTGGCTGCACTTTAGCCGCCGCGATCGCCGCCAATGCTGCGCTGGGGCTTGAGATTCTAGCAGCTGCCCAAGCCGCAAAACACTACGTCACCAAAGCACTCCGCCACAGCCTCGCGATCGGTCAAGGACAAGGCCCGCTTGGGCATTTTTATCCTTTGTTCTGA
- the ftsZ gene encoding cell division protein FtsZ, whose translation MTDPMPINNSYGFNRDGSLSGFDALGQPEELIIPSSVARIKVIGVGGGGSNGVNRMISSDVSGVEFWALNTDAQALLHSAAPKRMQLGQKLTRGLGAGGNPAIGMKAAEESREELIAALEGADLVFITAGMGGGTGTGAAPIVAEVAKEVGALTVGIVTKPFTFEGRRRMKQAEEGTAALQSSVDTLITIPNDRLLHAISEQTPIQEAFRVADDILRQGVQGISDIITIPGLVNVDFADVRAVMADAGSALMGIGSGSGKSRAREAAHAAISSPLLESSIEGARGVVFNITGGRDMTLHEVNAAADAIYEVVDPEANIIFGAVIDDRLEGELRITVIATGFSTDRPNLNTISTSTSQPTSQPSVSPNPASAPPASGGGLDIPAFLQRKIQNRP comes from the coding sequence ATGACCGACCCTATGCCGATCAACAATTCCTATGGCTTCAACCGTGACGGCTCTCTGTCGGGGTTCGATGCACTAGGGCAGCCAGAAGAACTAATCATCCCCAGCAGCGTTGCCCGCATCAAGGTAATTGGCGTTGGCGGTGGCGGCAGCAACGGGGTCAACCGCATGATTAGCAGCGATGTCAGCGGGGTTGAATTTTGGGCCCTCAACACTGATGCTCAAGCTTTGCTCCACTCTGCAGCCCCCAAGCGGATGCAGTTGGGACAGAAACTAACGCGAGGGCTAGGCGCAGGTGGCAACCCTGCGATCGGCATGAAAGCCGCTGAAGAATCGCGGGAAGAACTAATCGCCGCCTTGGAAGGGGCTGACCTCGTCTTTATCACGGCGGGGATGGGCGGTGGAACCGGCACTGGAGCTGCCCCGATCGTGGCAGAAGTCGCCAAAGAAGTGGGTGCGCTGACGGTTGGGATTGTCACCAAACCCTTCACCTTCGAAGGGCGTCGCCGAATGAAGCAGGCGGAAGAAGGAACAGCCGCACTGCAAAGCTCAGTCGACACTTTGATCACTATTCCTAATGACCGCCTACTCCACGCCATATCTGAGCAGACGCCGATTCAAGAAGCTTTCCGGGTCGCCGACGATATTCTCCGGCAGGGTGTGCAAGGGATTTCTGACATCATCACGATCCCAGGTCTGGTCAACGTCGACTTTGCCGACGTTCGCGCCGTCATGGCCGATGCTGGATCAGCCCTGATGGGCATCGGTAGCGGCTCTGGCAAGTCCCGCGCTCGGGAAGCCGCTCATGCAGCCATTAGCTCACCGCTGCTGGAGTCTTCGATCGAAGGGGCGCGCGGCGTTGTCTTCAACATCACAGGCGGCCGCGATATGACCCTGCATGAGGTCAACGCAGCAGCGGATGCGATTTACGAAGTCGTCGATCCTGAAGCCAATATCATTTTCGGCGCCGTGATTGACGATCGATTGGAAGGAGAGCTGCGGATCACCGTGATCGCCACGGGCTTCAGCACCGATCGCCCCAACCTCAACACGATTTCCACCAGCACGTCCCAGCCGACCAGCCAACCCAGCGTGAGTCCCAACCCAGCTAGTGCCCCACCGGCGAGCGGCGGCGGCCTCGACATTCCGGCCTTCCTACAACGGAAAATTCAAAACCGACCCTAG
- a CDS encoding cell division protein FtsQ/DivIB gives MADLPEVASPASLAARRRQKRWERRRQRLQRFWRFVGVTAIAAGLVWVLARPLWIIQDPRRIQIQGQQTLNRDRLLATLNLQMPLNLLQLQPQRLEQQLLKAAPLQAVQIQRRLLPASLIITVQEITATAQASRVVVEPNQPPQERWGILDRQGVWHPLSAYERLGATLPTTTLKVRGYREPYQRLWPGLYSLLRTSPVGIQGLDWRDPANIILETELGPVYCGPYNPELLPQQIAMLDRLRQLPDKTSRSAIAYIDLRQPSTPRVQMKPSAPPRSLQTNPR, from the coding sequence ATGGCCGACTTGCCCGAAGTTGCTTCTCCGGCTTCGTTAGCCGCTCGCCGTCGCCAAAAGCGTTGGGAAAGACGGCGACAACGGCTGCAGCGCTTCTGGCGTTTTGTGGGGGTGACAGCGATCGCCGCAGGTTTGGTCTGGGTGCTGGCCCGTCCGCTCTGGATCATCCAAGATCCACGGCGCATTCAAATCCAAGGCCAGCAAACCCTCAACCGCGATCGCCTCTTGGCCACCCTCAATCTGCAGATGCCCCTCAATCTGCTCCAGCTGCAGCCCCAACGCTTAGAACAACAATTACTGAAAGCCGCCCCTCTGCAAGCGGTTCAAATTCAGCGCCGTCTCCTGCCAGCCAGCCTAATCATCACCGTCCAAGAAATTACCGCTACTGCCCAGGCTTCGCGGGTGGTCGTCGAACCCAATCAGCCGCCACAGGAGCGCTGGGGCATTCTCGATCGCCAAGGCGTTTGGCATCCGCTCAGCGCCTACGAACGGCTGGGGGCAACCCTGCCCACCACCACCCTCAAAGTGCGTGGCTACCGCGAACCCTATCAACGGCTGTGGCCTGGGCTCTATTCTCTGTTGCGCACCAGCCCGGTTGGCATCCAAGGGCTCGATTGGCGCGATCCTGCCAACATCATTTTGGAAACCGAGCTTGGGCCGGTTTACTGTGGCCCCTACAATCCCGAGTTACTTCCCCAGCAAATTGCCATGCTCGATCGCCTGCGACAACTTCCAGATAAAACCAGTCGCTCTGCGATCGCCTACATCGATCTGCGCCAACCTTCAACACCCCGCGTGCAAATGAAGCCTTCAGCCCCACCGCGATCGCTCCAAACCAACCCTCGCTAA